Proteins co-encoded in one Alphaproteobacteria bacterium genomic window:
- a CDS encoding efflux RND transporter permease subunit: MILSDISVKRPVFASVLSILLVAFGLVSYERLSLREYPDIDPPIITVEVEYPGAPANIVETRITEIVEERIAGIEGIEFIESNSRDGESNVTIQFSVNRDIDAAANDVRDRISGIADNLPDEAEPPEVQKVDSNDDVIIWRNLTSDRMSVPELTDYAQRYLVDQYSTLDGVARVRVGGGLSYAMRIWLDRQEMAARGLSVSDVEASLRAENVELPAGTLESEERLFRARVDRNFKQPEDFASLVIAEGADGYLIRLGDIAKVELGVVEKRTMFRGNEVPMVGIGIIRQSTANTIEVADAVIALTERLGKNLPEGMSIEESYNAAVFIKASIREVYFTLFVAIACVIFVIYLFLGSVRAMLIPAITVPISLTATFIVMYGFGFSVNLLTLLALVLAIGLVVDDAIVMLENIVRRMNEYGETPLIAAYRGAKQVGFAVIATTLVLIAVFVPITFLEGDIGRLFTEFAITIAAAVSFSSLIALTLCPMIASKILVPIEKEKNHPRIIQKVDGFFMRLRDRYMLALDKALHQPKKVGVAFVLMVAATALIYPRIAQEFTPYEDRGAFFIMVSGPEGASFSYMEEYMNETEKRLMKYVESGEVKRLLIRAPRGFGNIENFSDGFVIVILDDWGNRRPAKEIMDEVRKNLSDLPGVRAFPVMRQGLGGGAGKPVQFVLGGSTYEELAEWRDVILKKAEQNSGLVGLDSNYKETKPQIDFDVNYDRAADLGVTISEIGRTLETMMGGRNVTTFLDAGEEYDVIVEGIREEQRSFSDVSNIYIRSARTNQIIPVSNLVEIKEYGAAETLSRYNRIRSITLEANLADDYRLGEALEYLEQLVRDNLPSEAIIDYKGQSRDFVTSGSSIVFVFLLGLLVVFLVLAAQFESYIHPLIIMLTVPLAMGGGLMGLYLTGSSLNIYSQIGLIMLVGLAAKNGILIVEFANQLRDQGIPFDKALTEASSTRFRPILMTGLTTIAGAIPLVLASGAGAETRVVIGIVVLTGVIAATIFTLLIVPVAYSLIARSTGSPGDVARKIAQEED, encoded by the coding sequence GTGATTCTTTCCGACATTTCCGTTAAACGCCCTGTTTTCGCCAGCGTATTATCGATACTACTTGTTGCCTTTGGTCTGGTTTCCTATGAACGGTTATCACTTCGAGAATATCCTGATATCGACCCACCCATTATCACGGTAGAGGTAGAATACCCTGGCGCACCTGCGAATATCGTTGAAACGCGTATCACCGAAATTGTGGAAGAACGTATTGCAGGTATTGAAGGCATTGAATTTATAGAATCTAACTCAAGAGACGGCGAATCCAATGTCACCATTCAATTTTCCGTAAATCGAGACATCGATGCTGCGGCCAATGATGTGCGTGACCGCATCTCAGGAATTGCCGATAATTTGCCGGATGAAGCTGAACCACCAGAGGTACAAAAAGTAGACAGCAATGACGATGTAATTATATGGCGCAACCTGACCAGTGACCGTATGAGTGTGCCTGAACTAACGGATTATGCACAGCGCTATCTGGTTGACCAATATTCCACATTGGATGGTGTGGCGCGTGTACGCGTGGGCGGTGGCTTGAGTTATGCCATGCGTATCTGGCTGGATCGTCAGGAAATGGCTGCACGCGGCCTAAGCGTTAGCGATGTGGAAGCATCATTACGTGCAGAGAATGTTGAGCTTCCTGCCGGTACACTGGAATCTGAAGAACGACTGTTTCGTGCTCGCGTAGATCGCAATTTCAAGCAACCGGAAGATTTCGCCAGCTTAGTGATTGCCGAGGGCGCTGATGGTTATTTAATTCGTTTGGGAGATATTGCCAAAGTAGAGCTAGGTGTCGTCGAAAAGCGCACAATGTTTCGCGGCAATGAAGTGCCCATGGTGGGTATTGGCATCATCCGTCAATCGACTGCCAACACAATCGAGGTGGCCGATGCAGTCATTGCACTCACTGAACGTCTGGGTAAAAATTTACCGGAAGGCATGTCAATTGAAGAAAGCTATAACGCTGCTGTATTTATCAAAGCCTCGATACGCGAAGTGTATTTTACTTTATTCGTCGCTATCGCCTGCGTAATTTTTGTCATTTACCTGTTCTTAGGCAGTGTACGCGCCATGTTGATTCCGGCAATTACGGTGCCAATCTCGCTAACTGCTACCTTTATTGTTATGTATGGCTTTGGCTTTTCGGTCAATTTACTAACACTGCTGGCTTTGGTTCTGGCGATAGGTCTGGTGGTGGATGATGCCATTGTGATGCTGGAAAATATCGTACGACGTATGAATGAATATGGTGAAACACCGCTCATTGCCGCCTATCGAGGTGCCAAGCAGGTAGGATTCGCGGTTATTGCCACCACATTGGTATTAATTGCAGTCTTTGTGCCGATTACATTTTTAGAAGGCGACATTGGCAGATTATTTACCGAATTTGCTATTACTATCGCCGCAGCTGTTAGCTTTTCTTCGCTGATAGCTTTAACCTTGTGTCCAATGATCGCTTCTAAAATTCTGGTGCCGATAGAAAAAGAAAAAAACCATCCACGTATCATCCAGAAAGTAGACGGATTTTTCATGCGCCTGCGTGATCGCTATATGCTGGCTCTTGATAAAGCACTGCACCAACCCAAAAAAGTGGGCGTTGCATTTGTGCTAATGGTAGCAGCCACCGCGTTGATTTACCCACGCATTGCTCAGGAATTTACACCCTATGAGGATCGAGGTGCATTCTTCATTATGGTAAGCGGACCTGAAGGTGCAAGCTTTTCCTATATGGAAGAATATATGAATGAGACAGAAAAACGCCTGATGAAATATGTGGAAAGCGGTGAAGTCAAACGCCTGCTGATACGTGCGCCACGCGGCTTTGGCAATATAGAAAACTTCAGCGATGGGTTTGTGATCGTCATTTTAGACGACTGGGGTAACCGCCGTCCTGCAAAAGAGATCATGGATGAGGTACGCAAAAACTTATCAGATTTGCCGGGCGTCAGAGCATTTCCTGTTATGCGACAGGGTTTAGGCGGGGGTGCCGGCAAACCAGTACAATTTGTGCTAGGCGGATCAACCTATGAAGAATTGGCTGAGTGGCGGGATGTGATTCTTAAAAAAGCGGAACAAAACTCTGGATTGGTAGGGCTGGATAGTAATTATAAGGAAACCAAGCCACAGATTGATTTTGATGTGAACTATGATCGTGCCGCTGACTTAGGCGTTACTATCTCAGAAATTGGACGCACATTAGAAACAATGATGGGGGGGAGGAATGTTACCACATTCCTTGATGCCGGCGAGGAATATGATGTCATCGTAGAAGGCATACGCGAAGAACAACGCTCGTTTAGTGATGTTAGCAACATCTATATTCGCTCTGCACGTACTAACCAGATTATCCCTGTCTCCAATCTGGTAGAAATTAAAGAATATGGCGCAGCAGAAACCTTATCGCGCTATAACCGTATCCGTTCCATTACACTAGAAGCAAACCTTGCTGATGATTACCGCCTGGGCGAAGCACTTGAATATCTGGAGCAACTGGTGCGCGACAATCTCCCCTCCGAGGCCATTATTGATTATAAAGGCCAAAGCCGTGATTTCGTTACCTCCGGAAGCTCTATTGTCTTTGTTTTTCTGCTTGGACTGCTGGTTGTGTTTTTGGTGCTGGCCGCGCAGTTTGAAAGCTATATTCACCCGCTGATCATTATGCTCACTGTACCATTGGCCATGGGTGGTGGCCTGATGGGATTATATCTGACTGGCAGTTCGCTCAATATCTATTCGCAAATTGGGTTGATTATGCTGGTAGGGTTGGCGGCTAAGAACGGTATTTTAATTGTTGAGTTTGCCAATCAATTGCGTGATCAGGGCATACCCTTTGATAAAGCGCTTACCGAGGCTTCTTCTACGCGCTTCCGTCCTATTCTTATGACGGGGCTCACCACTATTGCCGGTGCCATTCCATTGGTGTTGGCGAGTGGCGCAGGTGCAGAAACCCGTGTCGTTATTGGTATTGTAGTACTTACCGGCGTGATTGCTGCTACCATCTTTACACTACTCATCGTGCCGGTGGCCTATAGCCTAATTGCTCGTAGCACCGGCTCCCCTGGCGATGTAGCACGCAAAATTGCGCAGGAAGAAGATTAA
- a CDS encoding efflux RND transporter periplasmic adaptor subunit: MKTIIIILLLALSLTSPTNAYAQKKPVSVFAVNVERKPFVDEIEALGTLQANENVELASTVLELVTKVNFDDGARVKKGDVLVEMDVSEELALKAEEQFRLKEAQRQVKRLEPLIKRGAASKAALDEQQVEMQASQARMKAIESQIQQRKIIAPFDGVVGQRNISVGALAQPGMLITTIDDDSAMKLDFAVPEIFLSALEKGVKVKASTRAWPDDVFTGTIYSINSRIDPLTRSVSVRALLPNADYKLRPGLLMRVQLQKDPRLALVIPEEALVTKGNENHVMVAVKEGDKTIVKDSVVKIGTRRKGDVEIIEGLEEGAHIITHGTLRVSAGAEVIVKVIANDNASLTDMLNQQPEPQQSNTEASQ; encoded by the coding sequence ATGAAAACAATTATAATAATCCTGCTTCTTGCGCTGAGCTTAACCAGTCCAACAAATGCTTATGCACAAAAAAAACCTGTGTCTGTATTTGCAGTGAATGTAGAGCGCAAACCCTTCGTTGATGAAATCGAAGCTTTGGGAACATTACAAGCCAATGAAAATGTAGAACTGGCCTCCACCGTATTAGAGCTGGTGACCAAGGTGAATTTTGACGATGGCGCACGCGTTAAAAAAGGCGACGTGCTGGTAGAAATGGATGTTTCCGAAGAACTGGCACTTAAAGCAGAGGAACAATTCAGATTAAAAGAGGCGCAGCGTCAAGTGAAGCGACTTGAGCCTCTCATCAAACGTGGCGCAGCATCGAAAGCAGCACTGGATGAACAGCAGGTGGAAATGCAGGCATCACAGGCGCGCATGAAAGCTATCGAATCACAAATTCAGCAGCGTAAAATCATTGCCCCGTTTGATGGTGTTGTTGGGCAACGTAATATCAGTGTGGGGGCATTGGCACAACCAGGTATGCTAATTACCACCATAGATGATGACAGCGCAATGAAGCTGGATTTCGCAGTGCCGGAAATTTTTCTTTCTGCATTAGAAAAAGGCGTGAAAGTAAAAGCCAGCACCAGAGCATGGCCGGATGATGTGTTTACCGGCACTATCTATAGCATTAACAGTCGTATTGACCCACTTACCCGCTCTGTGTCTGTTCGGGCATTGTTGCCTAATGCTGATTATAAACTTCGCCCCGGGTTGCTAATGCGGGTGCAGTTGCAAAAAGATCCCCGCCTAGCACTGGTTATACCCGAAGAAGCACTGGTGACAAAAGGCAATGAGAATCATGTAATGGTGGCTGTCAAAGAAGGCGACAAAACGATTGTCAAAGATTCTGTGGTGAAGATTGGAACACGGCGCAAAGGGGATGTAGAAATCATCGAAGGACTGGAGGAAGGCGCACACATCATCACACATGGCACACTACGTGTCAGTGCTGGAGCTGAAGTCATCGTCAAAGTGATAGCCAATGATAATGCAAGCCTTACGGATATGCTTAATCAGCAGCCGGAGCCACAGCAATCGAACACAGAGGCCAGCCAGTGA
- a CDS encoding efflux transporter outer membrane subunit: MAFLLSACSPHPLARDPQPPVAGANSFPSASQPSSIENTEAWWKSFDRPQLNELITMALTSNLTVTQALARMRQAQALAIETRSDIFPQVTLEGNTGNNWQKNNAQRSTSEVGGVLSWEIDVFNRIGSAAKADQLLAEARIEDVKALRLSLSAAVANAYFGAVSAQHRLALLNKQVTTDQELLTLLELRYDNGVGTNVEVLQQQSRVADSRSLIPVAEGDLRVFENRLDVLLGSMPDGSNRVSAEETLSFTTALPPVGVPADLLINRPDLRVARAELVAADADIAAAIADRLPQVTLDGSYVYADGAAFTGPVAIIMGSFVQPLLDWGKRKAAVERNKAIYEEQLAAFGQAYLEAVEDVENALTQEKTQREFVNRLEERREILSNTVSETEVRYKHGVDDYLPVLNALQELRLVERTLITQRLALINNRIALHRASGGAIDNAYLENPLQEQE, encoded by the coding sequence TTGGCGTTCCTGCTGAGCGCATGTTCTCCTCACCCCCTTGCCCGCGACCCTCAACCTCCTGTTGCAGGGGCAAATAGCTTCCCAAGCGCTTCCCAGCCGAGTAGCATCGAAAACACCGAGGCATGGTGGAAATCTTTTGATCGTCCACAGCTTAATGAGCTCATTACCATGGCATTGACCTCTAACCTGACGGTAACGCAGGCATTAGCCCGCATGCGTCAAGCGCAGGCACTAGCTATCGAAACACGCAGCGATATCTTTCCGCAAGTGACCCTGGAAGGCAATACAGGCAACAATTGGCAAAAAAATAACGCCCAGCGAAGCACAAGTGAAGTTGGCGGTGTGCTGAGTTGGGAGATTGATGTTTTTAACCGTATTGGGTCTGCAGCTAAAGCCGATCAACTATTAGCAGAGGCGCGAATAGAAGATGTCAAAGCATTACGCCTTTCGTTAAGTGCAGCAGTAGCAAACGCCTATTTTGGTGCAGTATCCGCACAACACCGTCTGGCGTTATTGAATAAACAAGTCACTACCGATCAGGAACTGCTTACTCTGTTGGAACTACGGTATGATAACGGCGTCGGCACGAATGTAGAAGTGCTGCAGCAACAAAGCCGGGTAGCTGATAGCAGAAGTCTTATTCCTGTTGCAGAAGGCGATTTACGAGTTTTTGAAAACCGATTGGATGTATTACTGGGATCAATGCCCGATGGCTCAAACCGCGTATCAGCAGAAGAAACACTGTCGTTTACCACAGCTTTGCCACCGGTGGGTGTGCCGGCAGATTTACTAATTAATCGCCCTGATTTGCGTGTGGCTAGGGCAGAGCTTGTAGCCGCCGATGCTGATATTGCCGCCGCCATTGCCGACCGCTTACCACAAGTTACATTGGATGGTTCATATGTCTATGCAGACGGAGCGGCTTTCACCGGCCCTGTAGCTATAATAATGGGAAGCTTCGTGCAACCCTTGCTGGATTGGGGTAAACGCAAAGCAGCGGTCGAGCGTAACAAAGCCATTTATGAAGAACAACTGGCTGCATTTGGCCAAGCCTATTTAGAGGCCGTGGAAGATGTGGAAAACGCATTGACGCAGGAAAAAACACAACGCGAATTTGTCAACCGCCTTGAAGAACGGCGTGAGATTTTGAGTAACACCGTGAGTGAAACAGAAGTGCGCTACAAGCACGGGGTGGATGATTATCTTCCGGTACTCAACGCATTACAGGAACTAAGGCTAGTTGAACGCACGCTGATTACCCAGCGCCTAGCACTTATCAATAACCGTATCGCGCTGCATCGTGCCTCAGGCGGAGCAATTGATAACGCATATCTTGAGAACCCATTGCAGGAGCAAGAATAA
- a CDS encoding Crp/Fnr family transcriptional regulator, protein MPKKQEIIESSTLLKGLPAHLQDELLQASTLRKLENGKLLFLHGDKAEYYYVIIRGAVKIFRQNVEGKESVLSICRAGESFAEQAIMGNARHFHSAQVVEKGTAVLEVPASCLRHISKESPQLALKMVVSLSNQMHGIERLLESTLVKSAAERVACYILQICTPTNANNKGYAKLPYYKSIIASSLNMNAETFSRALHSLKDLGVTVEGLHVHVENVENLQAVICKHCSCTREECPVAESRMARLNRHDTESA, encoded by the coding sequence ATGCCGAAAAAGCAGGAAATAATTGAAAGTTCCACTCTTCTTAAAGGGTTGCCTGCTCATCTTCAGGATGAGTTGCTGCAGGCAAGCACTTTACGAAAACTGGAGAACGGTAAGCTTTTGTTTTTGCACGGCGATAAAGCTGAGTATTATTATGTGATTATACGCGGAGCAGTGAAGATTTTTCGTCAGAATGTAGAAGGCAAAGAGTCGGTGCTAAGCATTTGCCGAGCGGGAGAAAGCTTCGCTGAGCAGGCGATTATGGGTAATGCCCGTCATTTCCATAGTGCTCAGGTAGTAGAAAAAGGCACTGCGGTGCTAGAGGTACCAGCCTCATGCTTGCGCCATATAAGCAAAGAATCGCCCCAGCTTGCATTAAAAATGGTTGTTTCGTTATCAAACCAAATGCATGGCATTGAGCGTTTGCTCGAAAGTACATTAGTTAAGTCAGCGGCAGAGCGGGTTGCGTGCTATATTTTGCAGATTTGCACCCCCACAAATGCTAATAACAAGGGATACGCAAAACTACCTTACTATAAGAGCATCATTGCTTCTTCGTTAAATATGAATGCTGAAACATTTTCCCGCGCTTTGCATTCACTTAAAGATTTAGGAGTAACGGTGGAAGGATTGCATGTACATGTTGAGAACGTAGAGAATTTGCAGGCCGTTATATGCAAGCATTGCTCATGTACGCGGGAAGAATGCCCCGTTGCAGAAAGCCGTATGGCACGTTTGAATCGACACGATACCGAATCAGCTTAA
- a CDS encoding ATP-binding protein, with amino-acid sequence MGRYNKRDSPITLEEHMYFTDMCHEMCTPLTTISGVSQILYNTSCTPEQQRRYAEILHDSSLQLEELIQKVLESWYLESGIIKLSNNPLDLMHEIEKIVHIVTPQIEKKNLKFYVHIEPFHHLLVGDALRLRQIVLNLLSNAIKFTDKGYVKLDVCALPNAIGGWHLHIKVSDTGIGIAPERLSQVFGRYVQASETTYQKYGGAGLGLNICRSLAKMMDGDILVSSQLGKGSCFTAALNFADASDLQLQTPA; translated from the coding sequence ATGGGGCGTTACAACAAAAGAGATTCGCCAATCACGCTTGAAGAACATATGTACTTCACAGATATGTGTCATGAAATGTGCACACCTCTCACTACAATTTCAGGTGTTTCACAAATATTGTATAATACGTCATGCACCCCAGAGCAGCAAAGGCGATATGCCGAGATTCTGCACGATAGCTCATTGCAACTTGAGGAGCTTATCCAAAAGGTTCTTGAAAGCTGGTATCTCGAATCCGGCATCATAAAGCTCTCGAATAATCCACTCGACCTAATGCATGAAATTGAAAAAATTGTACATATCGTTACACCACAAATCGAAAAGAAGAATTTAAAATTTTATGTCCATATTGAGCCATTTCACCACTTATTAGTGGGGGATGCGTTGCGTCTGCGCCAAATTGTTTTAAACCTGCTGTCTAATGCAATAAAGTTTACAGATAAAGGATATGTCAAACTGGATGTGTGCGCATTACCCAATGCAATTGGTGGCTGGCATCTGCATATTAAAGTAAGCGACACAGGTATTGGCATAGCACCTGAGCGGTTATCGCAGGTATTTGGTCGTTATGTACAAGCCAGTGAAACGACTTATCAAAAATATGGGGGCGCTGGATTGGGGCTAAATATCTGCCGATCATTAGCAAAAATGATGGATGGAGATATCCTCGTTTCTAGCCAGCTTGGCAAAGGTTCATGCTTCACTGCTGCGCTCAACTTTGCGGATGCATCTGACCTTCAACTCCAAACACCTGCATAG
- a CDS encoding TonB-dependent receptor has product MKRLYLLSGIWLILAILMVVPVYAQEDAPAKDPLSLLLNQEIYSASRVLERAFDSPYAVYVLSSEDIRKLNARNIPEALRNVPGLHVAQISSSTYAISTGGFNYQYSNKLLVMIDGRTIYTPLVSGTLWNNRTPAIENIDKIEVVLGPGGALWGTNAVNGIINIITKDAGAAIGKKASVTAWTNNNYNFTYRQGMELSKGVFFRGTAQHSASEDASFVNPISGQDTDNKWTISNAGFRVDWNPAQSDTFTLDTQFGHNVSENYFSRVPVTTTPFFQDVAHDMQSNYGHILGKWDHWYGDSNLWTLKSYLNYEMLKIGILEREEITFDTDFQNSFYWNPKNQMTFGGDFRVVSDDIRDSRYIDYEDMQQTELIYSAFAQNKHEINKKLFFTLGAKLEYSDISDLLFQPNARLAFYPSENQTLWAGVARAYRRPNRGEQGITTLYPSPTVPGTFLAQRGNPSYKSEELVSYEVGYRFKPTTKLALNVSSFVREYDDLRSFSPLPSTDPNISVAALVENEGKGQAYGAVIEVQWQATDDWKLITSYDFLKLDLESANASSNASVVREEGLAPEQQFRLTSDWTINPEWEFITTLYAVDALPAVGVDSYVKLDANLHWHLSDDTSLIFSGRNLTDDRHSEFSPGLYARPLEINRTFFAKLQMNF; this is encoded by the coding sequence ATGAAACGGTTGTATTTGCTAAGCGGAATATGGTTGATTCTAGCCATTTTGATGGTGGTTCCTGTATATGCGCAAGAAGATGCTCCCGCAAAAGACCCGCTCAGTTTACTGTTGAATCAGGAAATTTATTCAGCGTCTCGGGTATTAGAGCGCGCTTTCGATTCTCCTTATGCGGTTTATGTATTGTCTTCAGAAGATATACGTAAACTCAATGCCCGCAATATTCCTGAAGCACTAAGAAACGTGCCGGGTTTGCATGTGGCGCAAATCAGCAGTTCCACCTATGCTATTTCAACAGGCGGTTTTAACTATCAATATTCTAATAAACTGCTCGTTATGATTGACGGGCGCACAATTTATACCCCGCTGGTTTCTGGCACATTATGGAATAACCGTACGCCAGCCATAGAAAATATCGATAAAATTGAAGTTGTGCTTGGCCCCGGCGGCGCGCTATGGGGCACAAATGCCGTTAACGGTATAATCAATATCATTACCAAAGATGCGGGCGCTGCGATTGGTAAAAAAGCTAGTGTAACAGCGTGGACAAATAACAATTATAATTTTACTTACCGTCAGGGAATGGAGCTCTCTAAAGGAGTGTTTTTTCGTGGCACAGCGCAGCATTCGGCTAGCGAAGATGCATCATTTGTAAATCCAATAAGTGGTCAGGATACAGATAACAAGTGGACAATCAGCAACGCAGGCTTCCGTGTAGATTGGAATCCGGCGCAAAGTGATACTTTTACACTAGACACGCAGTTTGGTCATAATGTTTCAGAGAATTATTTCAGCCGTGTTCCCGTTACCACAACGCCATTTTTTCAGGATGTGGCGCATGACATGCAATCCAATTATGGCCATATTCTTGGTAAATGGGATCATTGGTATGGCGACAGTAATTTATGGACACTGAAAAGTTATTTAAATTATGAAATGCTGAAAATCGGTATTTTGGAACGTGAAGAAATTACATTCGATACGGATTTTCAGAATTCTTTTTATTGGAACCCAAAAAATCAAATGACATTTGGTGGCGATTTCAGAGTGGTGTCGGACGATATTCGTGATTCGCGTTACATTGACTATGAGGATATGCAGCAAACTGAGCTTATCTATAGTGCATTTGCACAAAACAAGCATGAAATTAATAAGAAGCTCTTTTTCACCTTAGGGGCAAAGCTTGAATATTCAGATATCAGTGATTTATTGTTTCAACCCAATGCTCGCTTGGCGTTTTATCCTTCAGAAAATCAAACGCTGTGGGCTGGCGTGGCACGAGCCTATCGGCGCCCTAATCGTGGAGAGCAAGGGATAACCACGCTTTATCCAAGCCCTACAGTGCCAGGTACATTTTTGGCACAACGGGGTAATCCCAGCTATAAATCTGAAGAGTTAGTTTCGTATGAAGTAGGATACCGCTTTAAACCCACAACCAAGCTGGCATTAAATGTGTCTAGTTTTGTGCGTGAGTATGATGATTTACGTTCTTTTTCTCCTCTTCCAAGTACTGATCCAAATATTTCTGTCGCGGCGCTGGTCGAAAACGAAGGTAAAGGACAGGCATATGGTGCGGTGATAGAAGTGCAGTGGCAAGCCACCGATGATTGGAAGCTAATTACTTCATATGATTTTTTGAAGCTTGATCTGGAATCAGCCAACGCAAGCAGTAATGCCAGTGTGGTTAGAGAAGAAGGTCTGGCGCCAGAACAGCAATTTCGTCTGACATCTGACTGGACAATAAATCCTGAATGGGAATTCATTACGACGCTGTATGCAGTGGATGCATTGCCGGCAGTTGGGGTGGATTCTTATGTCAAGCTGGATGCTAATTTGCATTGGCATTTGAGTGATGACACATCTTTGATTTTCTCCGGTCGTAATCTGACCGATGACAGACATTCTGAATTTTCACCAGGGCTCTATGCGCGCCCACTAGAAATAAACAGGACTTTCTTTGCAAAGCTGCAAATGAATTTCTGA
- a CDS encoding YfiR family protein, translated as MREVRAQITPYMQLAEFVINVSDHIKWPNYEEPLHLCVHGYDLIAMQLLTKKQIKLLKVNLLIREVKNVTTDSLRSCSLLYVATNEERNLMRIIDTAELTKTLTISVLEGFVAKGGTIEFQLIRGQVKVYINGMQLDRWSIRVSQLLQPFVK; from the coding sequence ATGAGGGAGGTAAGAGCGCAGATTACTCCTTATATGCAACTTGCTGAATTTGTTATTAATGTATCTGATCACATTAAATGGCCAAATTATGAAGAGCCTTTGCATTTATGTGTTCACGGCTATGATCTGATTGCGATGCAGTTGCTCACAAAAAAGCAAATCAAGCTATTGAAGGTAAACTTACTGATACGTGAAGTGAAAAATGTGACTACGGATAGTTTGCGCTCATGCAGTTTATTATATGTTGCCACCAATGAAGAACGCAATCTTATGCGAATTATAGATACGGCAGAGCTAACTAAAACTCTGACAATCAGTGTTTTGGAGGGCTTTGTCGCAAAAGGCGGAACAATAGAGTTTCAGCTAATTCGCGGGCAGGTTAAAGTATATATTAACGGTATGCAGCTTGATCGCTGGTCTATACGCGTCAGCCAGCTACTACAACCTTTTGTGAAATAA